From one Papio anubis isolate 15944 chromosome 12, Panubis1.0, whole genome shotgun sequence genomic stretch:
- the LOC101022234 gene encoding putative olfactory receptor 52P1 — MGDNATHYHISSFFLIGIPGLQDFHCWIGIPVFLLFVLTLLGNSVIIVTVKLEPSLQQPMYFFLCMLAVNDMALASSTAPKMLGIFWFDAHRVVFNICLAQMYFIHTFCIIESALLVAMAFDRFVAICIPLRYTTILTTPVVVKVSAIGVIRAILMVLPSPLLIKRLPYYTKYVINHAYCEHMAVVKLASANTFINRAYGISVALSVMILDLGLIATSYIKILQAVFRLSSQNARSKALGTCAAHVCTILVFYTPALFSFLTHRIGKKVPPSIHIIFASLYLLVPPTVNPLVYGVKTKQIRDQVMGLFFSKKKISSK, encoded by the coding sequence ATGGGAGACAATGCTACACATTACCACATCTCATCCTTCTTCCTGATTGGTATTCCTGGTTTGCAAGATTTTCACTGCTGGATTGGCATCCCTGTCTTCCTCCTGTTTGTCCTGACCCTGCTGGGGAACAGTGTAATCATTGTTACTGTCAAGCTAGAACCAAGCCTCCAGCAgcctatgtattttttcctttgcatGCTGGCAGTGAATGACATGGCTCTTGCCTCTTCCACAGCACCCAAAATGCTTGGAATCTTCTGGTTTGATGCTCACAGGGTTGTCTTTAATATCTGCCTAGCACAAATGTATTTCATCCACACATTTTGCATTATTGAGTCAGCCCTTCTTGTTGCCATGGCCTTTGACCGCTTTGTAGCTATTTGCATCCCACTGCGTTATACAACCATCCTGACGACACCAGTGGTTGTTAAAGTGAGTGCCATTGGTGTAATTCGAGCTATCCTAATGGTTTTGCCCTCTCCTCTTCTTATTAAGAGGCTACCGTATTACACCAAATATGTCATCAATCACGCGTATTGTGAGCACATGGCTGTGGTGAAGTTGGCCAGCGCCAATACCTTCATTAACAGAGCATATGGAATCTCTGTGGCCCTTTCAGTGATGATATTGGACCTAGGGCTCATTGCCACGTCCTATATCAAAATCCTTCAGGCAGTCTTTCGTCTTTCTTCCCAGAATGCCCGCTCTAAAGCACTGGGCACCTGTGCTGCCCATGTCTGCACTATTCTTGTCTTCTATACGCCTGCACTTTTTAGCTTCCTAACTCACCGCATTGGCAAGAAGGTACCTCCAAGTATCCACATAATTTTTGCAAGTTTGTACCTTCTAGTTCCCCCCACAGTCAATCCCCTGGTATATGGTGTCAAGACCAAGCAGATTAGAGACCAAGTGATGGGTctgtttttctcaaagaaaaagatttctaGTAAGTAA